The Sus scrofa isolate TJ Tabasco breed Duroc chromosome X, Sscrofa11.1, whole genome shotgun sequence genome has a segment encoding these proteins:
- the RIPPLY1 gene encoding protein ripply1 isoform X2, translating into MDSATQAAAAPTPALTLAPAPALVQSPPALPGPGSPLSLLSSGQEIDGSKRGACLWRPWLSSASDPRRQAAGEATGAKVTKGDSEFHHPVRLFWPKSRSFDYLYSDGEILLQNFPVQATINLYEDSDSEEEEEEEGEAEEEEKQEADEKGPEGCGKVPGSAPHRATAPPPSLPLTCPN; encoded by the exons ATGGACTCTGCCACTCAGGCTgcagccgcccccaccccagccctgaccctggccccagctccagccctAGTGCAGAGCCCCCCggcactccctggcccaggaagcccattgtcccttctctcctctggACAAGAAATAGATGGAAGCAAACG AGGAGCTTGTCTGTGGAGGCCCTGGCTGTCCTCTGCAAGTGACCCCCGGAGGCAG GCCGCCGGTGAGGCAACAGGTGCCAAGGTCACCAAGGGTGACTCCGAGTTCCATCATCCTGTCAG GCTCTTCTGGCCTAAATCCCGCTCCTTTGACTACCTGTACAGTGATGGGGAGATTTTACTGCAGAACTTCCCTGTCCAGGCAACCATCAACCTCTATGAGGACTCGGAcagcgaggaggaggaagaggaggagggggaagcagaagaggaggagaaacaggagGCAGATGAAAAGGGGCCAGAAGGGTGTGGGAAGGTTCCAGGGTCAGCACCACACAGGGCCacagctcctcctccctccctgcccctgaccTGTCCCAATTGA
- the RIPPLY1 gene encoding protein ripply1 isoform X1, with protein MDSATQAAAAPTPALTLAPAPALVQSPPALPGPGSPLSLLSSGQEIDGSKRGACLWRPWLSSASDPRRQVRKPADLAAGEATGAKVTKGDSEFHHPVRLFWPKSRSFDYLYSDGEILLQNFPVQATINLYEDSDSEEEEEEEGEAEEEEKQEADEKGPEGCGKVPGSAPHRATAPPPSLPLTCPN; from the exons ATGGACTCTGCCACTCAGGCTgcagccgcccccaccccagccctgaccctggccccagctccagccctAGTGCAGAGCCCCCCggcactccctggcccaggaagcccattgtcccttctctcctctggACAAGAAATAGATGGAAGCAAACG AGGAGCTTGTCTGTGGAGGCCCTGGCTGTCCTCTGCAAGTGACCCCCGGAGGCAGGTGAGGAAACCTGCGGATCTG GCCGCCGGTGAGGCAACAGGTGCCAAGGTCACCAAGGGTGACTCCGAGTTCCATCATCCTGTCAG GCTCTTCTGGCCTAAATCCCGCTCCTTTGACTACCTGTACAGTGATGGGGAGATTTTACTGCAGAACTTCCCTGTCCAGGCAACCATCAACCTCTATGAGGACTCGGAcagcgaggaggaggaagaggaggagggggaagcagaagaggaggagaaacaggagGCAGATGAAAAGGGGCCAGAAGGGTGTGGGAAGGTTCCAGGGTCAGCACCACACAGGGCCacagctcctcctccctccctgcccctgaccTGTCCCAATTGA